The following coding sequences are from one Lolium rigidum isolate FL_2022 chromosome 6, APGP_CSIRO_Lrig_0.1, whole genome shotgun sequence window:
- the LOC124664349 gene encoding anthocyanidin 5,3-O-glucosyltransferase-like, whose translation MAAAKTFVLYPSLGVGHLIPMVELAKHLLRQGHNVVVVVVDTLDREAVSADAVARLATANPSVAFRLIPAPPSLDPGAHLIKRSLDTLRLANPALHGFLRSLAAVDALLLDMYCVDALDVADELSIPAYFFFPSAAGDLAVYLSLPNYYCRHPGVPSFRDMGETLVHCPGVPPIRAMDMPQTVQDKESDQTKARMYQFSRIPEGRGVLVNSFDWLEPKSLKALQDGVCLPGRPTPRVYCIGPLVNDGSSKSAKRHACLAWLDAQPEKSVVFLSFGSKGAFPETQLKDIARGLECSGQQFLWIVRSPPEEPSKFREPDLERLLPAGFLERTAGRGMVVKNWAPQAEVVRHMAVGAFVTHCGWNSTLEAIMSGLPMICWPLYAEQALNKVFMVEEMKIAVALEGYEQGMVMAGEVEDKLRMVMETEEGSKLRKMLVVAKKMALDAIGKGGSSELAFSDFLGDLQNSSAENGGCT comes from the coding sequence ATGGCGGCGGCCAAGACGTTCGTGTTGTACCCGTCGTTGGGCGTCGGCCACCTGATCCCCATGGTGGAGCTGGCCAAGCACCTGCTCCGCCAAGGCCACaacgtcgtcgtggtcgtcgtcgACACGCTAGACCGCGAGGCCGTCTCCGCCGACGCGGTGGCCCGCCTCGCCACGGCCAACCCTTCCGTCGCATTCCGGCTCATCCCCGCCCCGCCCAGCCTGGACCCAGGCGCGCACCTGATCAAGCGGAGCCTCGACACGCTCCGTCTCGCCAACCCCGCGCTCCACGGTTTCCTGCGATCGCTGGCCGCCGTCGACGCGCTCCTGCTCGACATGTACTGCGTCGACGCGCTAGACGTCGCCGACGAGCTCTCCATCCCGGCAtacttcttcttcccctccgCAGCCGGCGACCTCGCCGTCTACCTCAGCCTTCCCAACTACTACTGCCGCCACCCTGGCGTGCCGTCGTTCAGGGACATGGGCGAGACGCTGGTGCACTGCCCCGGCGTGCCACCGATCCGCGCGATGGACATGCCGCAGACGGTGCAGGACAAGGAGAGCGACCAGACCAAAGCCAGGATGTACCAGTTCAGCCGCATCCCCGAAGGGAGGGGCGTGCTTGTGAACAGCTTCGACTGGCTGGAGCCCAAGTCCCTGAAAGCGCTCCAAGACGGTGTCTgcctgccaggccggccgacgcCCAGGGTATACTGCATTGGGCCATTGGTGAACGACGGCAGCAGCAAAAGCGCGAAGCGGCACGCATGCCTCGCCTGGCTGGACGCTCAGCCGGAGAAGAGCGTCGTCTTCCTCTCCTTCGGCAGCAAGGGCGCGTTCCCGGAGACGCAGCTCAAGGACATCGCCCGTGGACTGGAGTGTTCCGGCCAACAGTTCCTATGGATAGTGAGAAGCCCGCCGGAGGAGCCGAGCAAGTTCCGCGAGCCGGACTTGGAGCGGCTGCTTCCTGCGGGGTTCTTGGAGAGGACGGCAGGCAGGGGCATGGTGGTGAAGAACTGGGCGCCACAGGCGGAGGTGGTGCGGCACATGGCGGTGGGCGCCTTTGTGACGCACTGTGGGTGGAACTCGACGCTCGAGGCCATCATGTCCGGGCTGCCCATGATATGCTGGCCGCTCTACGCCGAGCAGGCGctgaacaaggtgttcatggtGGAGGAGATGAAGATCGCGGTGGCGTTGGAGGGGTACGAGCAAGGAATGGTGATGGCGGGGGAGGTTGAGGACAAGTTGAGGATGGTCATGGAGACCGAGGAAGGGAGTAAGCTCAGGAAGATGCTGGTGGTGGCGAAGAAGATGGCATTGGACGCGATCGGCAAAGGCGGGTCCTCTGAACTAGCCTTCTCCGACTTCTTGGGGGATTTGCAGAACAGCAGCGCAGAGAATGGCGGATGCACTTGA